A single genomic interval of Pyrus communis chromosome 5, drPyrComm1.1, whole genome shotgun sequence harbors:
- the LOC137733414 gene encoding uncharacterized protein, producing the protein MVTSSMSIISTLIFPPPPSIFMTAMSVISFTSLANAGISEIRGKHMQYSKFWNFNNPEKTAPNSEKQQRQVVTLSGRTGMLVAYTPAFVTALTSLLFFPHNDIRSLLLSYALTLHFLKRILEVQFVHKYSGGMGVDTAVPICLSYLLSTGSMIYGQYLSSQGLGFPEPAIDLKTAGIVLFVIGISGNLYHHYLLSEMRAKPGEEKEYKIPKGGLFELVICPHYLFEITTFLGISFISQTLYSFSFTAGTALYLAGRSYATRNWYRSKFKYHFPNNLKALVPYVF; encoded by the exons ATGGTGACGAGTAGTATGTCGATAATCTCGACGTTGATTTTCCCACCACCTCCTTCTATATTCATGACAGCAATGTCAGTGATTAGCTTCACGTCATTAGCAAATGCTGGGATTTCAGAGATTAGAGGAAAGCACATGCAGTATTCCAAGTTCTGGAATTTCAATAATCCTGAAAAAACTGCACCAAATTCAGAAAAGCAACAACGACAAGTAGTAACATTGTCCGGTAGAACAGGCATGCTCGTCGCTTATACTCCTGCCTTTGTCACTGCTCTCACATCCTTGCTGTTTTTTCCCCATAACGATATCAGATCTCTATTGCTCTCTTACGCTCTAACCCTTCATTTTCTCAAAAGGATTCTTGAG GTTCAATTTGTTCACAAGTATAGTGGAGGAATGGGCGTTGATACAGCAGTTCCGATCTGTCTGAGTTATTTGTTGTCGACCGGAAGCATGATTTATGGTCAATACCTAAGCAGCCAAGGGCTAGGGTTTCCAGAGCCAGCAATTGATTTGAAGACCGCCGGCATTGTCTTGTTTGTAATAGGAATTTCTGGCAACTTGTACCATCACTACCTTCTTTCGGAGATGAGGGCGAAGCCAGGTGAAGAGAAGGAGTACAAGATTCCCAAGGGTGGTTTGTTTGAGCTTGTTATATGCCCTCACTATCTCTTTGAAATCACAACATTTCTTGGGATATCTTTCATTTCTCAGACTCTCTACTCCTTTTCCTTTACCGCTGGAACCGCCCTCTACTTGGCCGGAAGAAGCTATGCTACCAGGAATTGGTATCGTTCCAAGTTTAAATATCATTTTCCCAATAATCTCAAGGCTCTCGTTCCATATGTTTTCTAA
- the LOC137733593 gene encoding stigma-specific STIG1-like protein 1 — MKAFKVLLVFAMLLTLTVSTLSAIPGQEESFFEEENNDPNDETKSQLEKSTSLRGTSRFLASRAAVMTCDKKPRVCRVSGSGGPDCCKKKCVNTNTDRVNCGKCGKKCKYAEICCKGKCVNPRSDRKNCGGCNNRCKKGSSCAYGMCSYA, encoded by the coding sequence ATGAAAGCCTTCAAGGTTTTGCTTGTTTTTGCCATGCTACTGACTTTAACCGTTAGTACTCTATCCGCAATCCCAGGCCAAGAAGAATCATTCTTCGAAGAGGAAAACAATGATCCAAACGATGAAACCAAAAGCCAATTAGAAAAAAGCACTTCTCTGAGGGGAACAAGCCGCTTCCTTGCTTCTCGGGCTGCAGTGATGACATGCGACAAAAAACCTAGGGTTTGTCGGGTCTCGGGCAGCGGAGGCCCAGATTGCTGCAAGAAGAAATGTGTAAACACGAACACAGACAGAGTAAACTGTGGCAAGTGTGGGAAAAAATGCAAGTACGCAGAGATATGCTGCAAAGGCAAGTGTGTGAATCCAAGGTCTGACAGGAAAAACTGTGGCGGCTGCAACAATAGGTGCAAGAAAGGCAGTTCATGTGCGTATGGCATGTGCAGCTATGCGTGA